A stretch of the Vitis riparia cultivar Riparia Gloire de Montpellier isolate 1030 chromosome 13, EGFV_Vit.rip_1.0, whole genome shotgun sequence genome encodes the following:
- the LOC117927709 gene encoding protein NEDD1: MMNFADPSTALLAASGGDTVKLFDVSVEPGDPCALSYSPSPGHQVNSVKWNHTNLVVASAGDDRKISLWRKNGQSMGTIPVSGTDSGDNIEESILAISFSNKGSRYICSGGSGQVVRIWDLQRKRCIKWLRGHTDTITGAMYNCKDEHLASISLNGDLILHNLASGARAAELKDPNEQVSRVLDYSRISRHLLVTAGDDGSIHMWDTTGRSPKVSWLKQHSAPTAGVSFSPSNDKIIATVGLDKKLYTFDTGSRRPSSCIPYEAPFSSLAFRDDGLILAAGTSNGRVVFYDVRGKPQPFTVLRAYSSSEAVTSLCWQRSKPVIINESNCTPETALLGGAVEDSILMPDPLPSVTSSSLSLSTAIPASRNPGRSGPSTETSSLTAASGGSVSSSLYLSTEEETPQKNHLRPGGTLARLHAPRSSYNFKDDMEVFSPLVDIQPITPSLDKLWDNHEAAKKDHLPVDKKPSSLLFPSSSRRFPFVDDGATDHPIFDWKSSSTSRQDDTRASLSLLGSTPAPSSKSGEDSITPPEAWGGERLSDKFAHHRQSANLPSRFGMLTTSGLTSGSMLSGLQDLSVSTSQTSMSSLSNSNLGYANLRPKDVSSSQETSLGFSEHVPFSSISMSLGTKGVTGQTNLELPGTTSLSLPRRFSTYAERIGTTSSFSDGISLSTGSPKTKKSGAETREELLHSLLSRTDISTAMEPGILPSINGGTSQPQKAPIQTDSQQGNSFTLQLFQRTLDETLGSFQKSIHEDMKNLHIEILRQFHIQETDMSSVMSSILKNQVELMKEVQSLRKENQQLRQLL; the protein is encoded by the exons ATGATGAACTTCGCAGATCCGTCAACGGCGCTCTTGGCCGCCAGCGGAGGTGACACCGTTAAGCTCTTTGACGTCTCTGTCGAGCCTGGCGATCCTTGCGCCTTGAGCTACTCGCCTTCTCCCGGTCACCAAGTCAACTCTGTGAAGTGGAATCACACTA ATTTGGTTGTGGCGAGTGCTGGAGATGATAGGAAGATCTCTCTGTGGCGGAAAAATGGACAGAGCATGGGGACCATTCCAGTTTCTGGGACTGATAGTGGTGACAACATTGAG gAGTCTATATTGGCTATCAGCTTTAGCAACAAGGGATCTAGGTACATATGCTCTGGAGGAAGTGGTCAAGTTGTAAGAATATGGGATTTACAGAGGAAACGCTGCATTAAATGGTTAAGGGGTCATACTGATACAATTACGGGTGCAATGTACAATTGCAAAGATGAACACTTGGCTTCCATCAGTTTAAATGGGGATCTTATTTTACACAACCTTGCCTCTGGTGCCAGGGCTGCTGAACTCAAGGACCCTAATGAGCAG GTATCGAGAGTGCTTGACTATTCCCGGATTAGCAGACACCTTTTGGTGACTGCTGGAGATGATGGGTCCATACATATGTGGGATACAACTGGTCGCAGCCCAAAG GTTTCTTGGTTGAAGCAACATTCTGCACCAACTGCTGGTGTTAGCTTCTCACCTTCAAATGATAAG ATAATTGCTACTGTTGGTCTGGATAAAAAGTTATACACTTTTGATACGGGTTCCAGAAGACCCTCATCTTGCATTCCTTATGAGGCACCTTTCTCTTCATTAGCATTTAGAGATGATGGTTTGATACTGGCAGCTGGAACAAGTAATGGTCGGGTGGTATTTTATGATGTTCGAGGAAAACCACAGCCCTTTACTGTTCTTCGTGCTTACAGTAGTTCAGAG GCTGTTACAAGTTTATGCTGGCAAAGATCAAAGCCTGTTATTATAAATGAAAGCAATTGCACTCCTGAGACTGCTCTTTTAGGAGGTGCTGTTGAGGATTCAATCCTTATGCCAGATCCACTTCCTTCTGTGACATCATCAAGCCTTTCACTTTCCACAGCAATACCTGCTTCTCGAAATCCTGGCCGTTCAGGTCCCTCTACAGAAACATCTTCTCTTACAGCAGCCAGTGGTGGATCTGTATCTAGCTCGCTTTATTTATCTACAGAAGAGGAAACGCCACAAAAAAACCATCTGCGGCCAGGTGGAACATTGGCAAGATTACATGCTCCTCGTTCTAGTTATAACTTCAAGGATGATATGGAGGTATTTTCTCCACTTGTGGATATTCAGCCCATTACTCCCTCACTCGATAAGCTGTGGGACAATCATGAGGCGGCAAAGAAAGATCATCTGCCCGTTGATAAGAAGCCTTCATCTCTATTGTTTCCTTCGTCCAGTAGGAGATTCCCTTTTGTAGATGATGGGGCCACTGATCATCCAATATTTGATTGGAAATCCAGTTCTACTTCCAGGCAG GATGACACCCGAGCTTCCCTTTCACTGCTGGGATCTACTCCTGCTCCATCTTCCAAGAGTGGAGAAGACTCCATCACTCCTCCAGAAGCTTGGGGCGGTGAGAGATTGTCTGATAAATTTGCTCATCACCGCCAGTCAGCCAATTTGCCATCCCGCTTCGGAATGTTGACAACCAGTGGTCTGACATCAGGGTCCATGCTTTCTGGATTACAAGATCTATCCGTGTCAACAAGTCAGACGAGTATGAGCTCCTTGTCAAATTCAAATTTGGGTTATGCAAATTTGCGCCCCAAAGATGTCTCTTCCAGTCAGGAAACTTCTTTGGGATTTTCGGAACATGTTCCCTTTAGTTCGATATCTATGTCTCTAGGCACAAAAGGTGTCACCGGACAGACTAACCTTGAATTGCCAGGAACAACATCTTTGAGCCTCCCTCGAAGGTTTTCCACTTATGCGGAGAGAATAGGCACCACTTCTTCCTTCAGTGATGGGATATCACTTTCAACGGGTTcaccaaaaacaaagaaatcagGAGCTGAAACCCGGGAAGAACTTTTACATAGCTTGCTATCAAGGACTGACATATCCACTGCCATGGAACCAGGAATTCTTCCATCAATAAAC GGAGGAACGTCACAACCTCAGAAAGCCCCAATCCAGACAGATTCACAGCAGGGAAACTCCTTTACGCTTCAGCTGTTCCAACGCACCCTAGATGAGACCCTTGGCTCATTTCAGAAGTCCATACACGAGGATATGAAGAACCTTCATATTGAAATTCTGAGACAATTTCATATACAGGAG ACGGATATGTCAAGTGTGATGAGCtcgattttgaaaaatcaagtgGAGCTGATGAAAGAAGTTCAATCTCTCCGGAAAGAAAACCAGCAGCTCCGCCAATTGCTTTGA
- the LOC117928462 gene encoding probable glycosyltransferase At3g07620, which produces MEAANRELLNLEMCTSPYACRNFLFELSKIIRSNGQQAIAPRAKARVLAIRIFICSPQNTKNPISYNTPAESLFHASLVNSPFVTQNPNEAHLFFVLFPSDFSTRSIARFVRDLRMELPYWNRTLGADHFYMSCAGIGYESDRNLVELKKNSIQISCFPTPYGKFIPHKDITLPPFNPLPHSLPQAPVNKTATFLGYFRSYGDRGDGESQSSLVNDLSGDPEFVIGSNASDQLTHMVRLASSKFCLFFYAVDVSGIGDALRFGCVPVVITEGPIQDLPFLDVIRWSEIAVFVGTGGGAKELKHVLERTCKDGYERMRGLGMKASQHWVWNESPQPYDAFHTVLFQLWSRRHAIRYARREWV; this is translated from the exons ATGGAGGCAGCGAACAGGGAATTGCTTAATCTTGAAATG TGCACCTCACCGTACGCTTGTCGGAACTTCTTGTTTGAGTTGTCTAAAATCATACGATCCAACGGCCAGCAAGCTATCGCACCTCGCGCTAAAGCACGAGTGTTAGCTATCAG AATCTTCATCTGCTCCCCgcaaaatacaaaaaatccCATCTCCTACAACACCCCAGCCGAGTCACTCTTCCACGCATCTCTCGTGAATAGTCCCTTTGTGACCCAAAACCCCAACGAAGCTCACCTCTTCTTCGTTCTCTTCCCCTCAGATTTCTCCACGCGGTCCATCGCGCGCTTTGTTAGAGACCTCCGCATGGAGCTCCCTTACTGGAACCGCACACTCGGTGCTGACCATTTCTATATGTCCTGTGCCGGTATCGGCTATGAATCGGACAGAAATCTCGTTGAGCTAAAGAAAAACTCGATTCAGATCTCGTGCTTCCCTACTCCCTACGGCAAGTTTATTCCTCATAAGGACATAACCCTACCTCCCTTCAATCCCCTGCCACACTCACTTCCTCAAGCTCCGGTCAACAAAACGGCAACATTTCTCGGCTATTTCAGGTCATACGGGGATAGAGGCGACGGCGAGTCACAGTCATCTTTAGTCAACGACTTGAGTGGTGATCCTGAGTTTGTGATCGGTTCAAATGCGTCCGATCAGCTTACTCACATGGTGAGACTTGCAAGTAGTAAGTTTTGCTTGTTTTTCTATGCTGTCGATGTATCGGGGATCGGAGACGCGCTGCGTTTCGGGTGCGTGCCGGTGGTGATAACCGAGGGTCCGATTCAAGATCTGCCGTTCCTGGACGTGATCAGATGGTCGGAGATTGCGGTGTTCGTCGGAACCGGAGGAGGGGCAAAGGAGCTGAAGCACGTGCTGGAGCGCACGTGCAAGGATGGATACGAGCGAATGAGAGGATTGGGAATGAAAGCGAGTCAACACTGGGTTTGGAACGAGTCACCACAGCCATACGACGCCTTTCACACAGTGTTGTTTCAGCTGTGGTCGAGACGGCATGCCATCAGATACGCTCGGAGAGAATGGGTTTAA
- the LOC117927710 gene encoding folylpolyglutamate synthase isoform X1, protein MTDGDDGLLESTVSPYQEVLDALSSLITKRSRGDKSNKRVLFDVLFDYLKMLDLDEPISKMKIIHVAGTKGKGSTCTFTESILRNCGFHTGLFTSPHLIDVRERFRLDGVEICEEKFLAYFWWCWDRLKEKTDEDVPMPTFFHFIALLAFKIFAAEQVDVVILEVGLGGRLDATNVVQEPIVCGITSLGYDHMEILGHTLGEIAGEKAGIFKRGVPAFTVPQPEEAMCVLEAKASQLDVPLQVIPPMDASLLNGLKLGLEGEHQYLNAGLAIALCSTWLQRTSHLEINYLEQTSSLPEQFIKGLTTASLQGRAQIVPDRCINIESPGDLVFYLDGAHSPESMEICARWFSLAIKEDDQQPTLNYQPQDDVGSSRELVQKDYHGTSRKNTTQILLFNCMSVRDPHLLLPHLMNTCASHGVHFKQALFVPNISVYNRVGSHAFPLTDLQVDLSWQLTLQRLWESLIHGGDVKNIETREEGKDDTEKSVISCENSTVFPSLPLAIKWLRDSVRQNQSVRFQVLVTGSLHLVGDVLRLVKK, encoded by the exons ATGACGGACG GTGATGATGGACTATTGGAATCTACAGTATCTCCATATCAAGAAGTATTGGATGCTTTGTCCTCTTTGATTACTAAACGCAGTCGTGGTGATAAGAGCAACAAGCGGGTTCTCTTTGATGTATTGTTTGATTATCTGAAG ATGCTGGACTTGGATGAACCAATTTCGAAGATGAAAATTATCCATGTGGCAGGCACCAAAGGAAAG gGATCCACATGCACATTTACAGAATCTATATTACGCAACTGTGGCTTTCACACTGGCCTTTTCACATCTCCTCACCTCATTGATGTCCGAGAAAGATTTCGGTTGGATGG TGTGGAAATATGTGAGGAGAAGTTTTTGGCATACTTCTGGTGGTGTTGGGACAGATTAAAG GAAAAAACTGATGAGGATGTACCAATGCCTACTTTCTTTCACTTCATTGCCTTACTTGCCTTCAAGATATTTGCTGCAGAGCAG GTAGATGTTGTTATATTGGAGGTTGGATTAGGAGGAAGGCTTGATGCAACAAATGTG GTGCAGGAGCCTATTGTGTGTGGTATAACTTCCCTTGGGTATGACCACATGGAAATTCTTG GACATACACTTGGAGAAATTGCAGGGGAGAAGGCCGGTATCTTCAAG CGTGGAGTTCCTGCATTTACCGTGCCCCAACCTGAGGAAGCGATGTGTGTACTTGAAGCAAAAGCTTCTCAGTTAGAT GTACCTCTTCAAGTAATACCCCCAATGGACGCCAGCTTGCTCAATGGTCTAAAACTTGGGCTTGAAGGTGAGCACCAATATCTAAATGCTGGTCTTGCCATTGCACTGTGCTCTACTTGGCTTCAAAGAACCAGCCATCTTGAAATCAACTACCTGGAACAGACT AGCTCTCTACCTGAGCAGTTTATTAAGGGGCTAACAACAGCCAGTTTACAAGGGCGGGCTCAGATTGTTCCTGATCGTTGTATCAATATTGAAAGCCCTGGagatttggttttttatttggatGGAGCTCACAGTCCTGAAAGCATGGAAATATGCGCAAGATGGTTTTCTCTTGCCATTAAAGAAGATGATCAGCAACCGACTTTGAATTATCAACCACAGGATGATGTTGGATCCTCACGTGAATTGGTGCAGAAGGATTATCATGGAACTTCCAGGAAGAACACCACACAG ATACTTTTGTTCAATTGTATGTCAGTGCGGGATCCTCATTTGCTTCTTCCACACTTGATGAATACATGTGCTAGTCATG GCGTCCACTTCAAGCAGGCGCTCTTTGTGCCAAATATATCAGTATACAATAGGGTTGGATCTCATGCTTTCCCCCTGACCGATTTGCAAGTTGACCTGTCATGGCAGTTGACTCTTCAAAGACTATGGGAGAGCCTCATCCATG GAGGGGATGTCAAGAACATAGAGACTCGTGAAGAAGGAAAAGATGATACAGAAAAAAGTGTGATAAGTTGTGAGAATAGCACTGTGTTTCCTTCTCTTCCATTAGCCATTAAATGGCTCAGGGACAGTGTTCGACAGAATCAATCTGTTCGCTTTCAG GTTCTTGTGACGGGTTCATTACATCTTGTGGGTGATGTGTTGAGATTAGTGAAGAAGTGA
- the LOC117927710 gene encoding folylpolyglutamate synthase isoform X2, whose translation MWQAPKESVEICEEKFLAYFWWCWDRLKEKTDEDVPMPTFFHFIALLAFKIFAAEQVDVVILEVGLGGRLDATNVVQEPIVCGITSLGYDHMEILGHTLGEIAGEKAGIFKRGVPAFTVPQPEEAMCVLEAKASQLDVPLQVIPPMDASLLNGLKLGLEGEHQYLNAGLAIALCSTWLQRTSHLEINYLEQTSSLPEQFIKGLTTASLQGRAQIVPDRCINIESPGDLVFYLDGAHSPESMEICARWFSLAIKEDDQQPTLNYQPQDDVGSSRELVQKDYHGTSRKNTTQILLFNCMSVRDPHLLLPHLMNTCASHGVHFKQALFVPNISVYNRVGSHAFPLTDLQVDLSWQLTLQRLWESLIHGGDVKNIETREEGKDDTEKSVISCENSTVFPSLPLAIKWLRDSVRQNQSVRFQVLVTGSLHLVGDVLRLVKK comes from the exons ATGTGGCAGGCACCAAAGGAAAG TGTGGAAATATGTGAGGAGAAGTTTTTGGCATACTTCTGGTGGTGTTGGGACAGATTAAAG GAAAAAACTGATGAGGATGTACCAATGCCTACTTTCTTTCACTTCATTGCCTTACTTGCCTTCAAGATATTTGCTGCAGAGCAG GTAGATGTTGTTATATTGGAGGTTGGATTAGGAGGAAGGCTTGATGCAACAAATGTG GTGCAGGAGCCTATTGTGTGTGGTATAACTTCCCTTGGGTATGACCACATGGAAATTCTTG GACATACACTTGGAGAAATTGCAGGGGAGAAGGCCGGTATCTTCAAG CGTGGAGTTCCTGCATTTACCGTGCCCCAACCTGAGGAAGCGATGTGTGTACTTGAAGCAAAAGCTTCTCAGTTAGAT GTACCTCTTCAAGTAATACCCCCAATGGACGCCAGCTTGCTCAATGGTCTAAAACTTGGGCTTGAAGGTGAGCACCAATATCTAAATGCTGGTCTTGCCATTGCACTGTGCTCTACTTGGCTTCAAAGAACCAGCCATCTTGAAATCAACTACCTGGAACAGACT AGCTCTCTACCTGAGCAGTTTATTAAGGGGCTAACAACAGCCAGTTTACAAGGGCGGGCTCAGATTGTTCCTGATCGTTGTATCAATATTGAAAGCCCTGGagatttggttttttatttggatGGAGCTCACAGTCCTGAAAGCATGGAAATATGCGCAAGATGGTTTTCTCTTGCCATTAAAGAAGATGATCAGCAACCGACTTTGAATTATCAACCACAGGATGATGTTGGATCCTCACGTGAATTGGTGCAGAAGGATTATCATGGAACTTCCAGGAAGAACACCACACAG ATACTTTTGTTCAATTGTATGTCAGTGCGGGATCCTCATTTGCTTCTTCCACACTTGATGAATACATGTGCTAGTCATG GCGTCCACTTCAAGCAGGCGCTCTTTGTGCCAAATATATCAGTATACAATAGGGTTGGATCTCATGCTTTCCCCCTGACCGATTTGCAAGTTGACCTGTCATGGCAGTTGACTCTTCAAAGACTATGGGAGAGCCTCATCCATG GAGGGGATGTCAAGAACATAGAGACTCGTGAAGAAGGAAAAGATGATACAGAAAAAAGTGTGATAAGTTGTGAGAATAGCACTGTGTTTCCTTCTCTTCCATTAGCCATTAAATGGCTCAGGGACAGTGTTCGACAGAATCAATCTGTTCGCTTTCAG GTTCTTGTGACGGGTTCATTACATCTTGTGGGTGATGTGTTGAGATTAGTGAAGAAGTGA